The window TGAGCCGGAGCTCGCCAATGCTTCTCTGAAAGAGACGGAGGCGCAAATCAATGCGGCCGCGAGCGGAATATCGGAGGACGCAGACAGCGAACAGCCCATCGGTGCGCCAAAGCAGGAAAGCTGCCTGGAATTTTTAGGGAAAGCATATCACAGTGAAGAGCGGTTTTGTGATTGCGTTCAAAGTCCGTTTTTAAAAGGCTAAGATCAAAAAAGTTAGTTAAATTTATGTCAAATCACTTGTAAAATGTCTTGAAATGCTATAAAATAGAATAAGAAATTAAATTTCAGGAGGTATCGTTTTATGTCTATTAAAATTGGCATCAACGGGTTTGGCCGTATTGGCCGCCTGGTATTCCGTGCAGCTGTCGCTCAGCCGGAAGTGTTTGAAATTGTTGGTATTAATGATCCGTTTATCGATGTTGCCTACATGGTTTATATGACGAAATATGACACCATGCACGGCCATTTTGACGGGGATATCAAAGCAGAGGACGGCAAGCTTGTTGTAAACGGCAAGAAGGTCAATGTCTATGCCGAGAAGGACCCTTCCCAGATTCCGTGGGGCAAAATTAACGCTGAGTATGTTGTAGAATCTACCGGTGTGTTCTGCACAACGGAAAAAGCTTCCTCTCATATCGCAGCCGGTGCAAAAAAAGTTGTTATTTCCGCTCCTGCCAAGGATGACACACCGACTTTTGTCTGTGGCGTTAACCTCGAAACCTACACAAAGGATATGAAGGTTGTTTCCAATGCATCCTGCACAACAAACTGCCTTGCTCCTTTAACCAAGGTTATCAATGATAAGTTTGGCATTGTCGAAGGTCTTATGACGACCGTTCATTCCACAACAGCCACCCAGAAGACTGTTGACGGACCTTCCAGCAAAGACTGGAGAGGCGGCCGTGCGGCATCCGGCAACATCATTCCTTCCTCCACCGGCGCTGCAAAAGCCTGCGCGCTCGTTATTCCTGAGGTAAAAGGCAAACTGACCGGTATGTCCATGCGTGTACCTACACTGGATGTTTCCGTTGTTGACTTGACTGTCAGCCTTGCAACACCTACCACCTACGATGCAATTTGTGCAGCCGTTAAAGAGGCTTCCGAGAATGAAATGAAGGGTATCCTTGGCTATACTGAGGACGCGGTTGTTTCTTCCGACTTCCTCGGTGATCCCCGCACATCCATCTTTGACAAAGACGCCGGCATTATGCTGAACGACCACTTTGTAAAGCTGGTTTCCTGGTATGACAATGAGTGGGGCTATTCCAACAAGGTTTTAGACCTTATTAAACACATGAACAAAGTAGACCATAAATAAGATTTAATCTTCCGAATTCTCAGCACCCCATCTCAAGTAGGTCCTACTTGAGATGGGGTGCTTTTTCATCCAAATAAAAAAGGAACGACGGCTGAAAGTGAGCCGTGATTCCTTTTATTTTCTGAATTAATGGGAATTTTTGATTTTATTTCAGGCTGCGTTACTTATTAAAGCTCATTACAATCGTTTTACCGCCGGATACATCGCCTGCATTACATTCTAGTTTTTTGATCGCATCAAGATTTGTAATAATGCAGGGAGAAACCGTGCTGTAGCCTTTTGCTTCAATTGCCTTAACATCCATTTCCATCACTTTTTGGCCGGCGGCAACATGCTGACCAACTTCTACGTGGCAGGTAAAGCCCTCGCCATTCAACTTAACAGTGTCGATTCCAAGATGAACCAACACCTCTATGCCGTCATCACTTTCAATTCCAATGGCATGCAGTGTGTGGGCAATTTGTG of the uncultured Caproiciproducens sp. genome contains:
- the gap gene encoding type I glyceraldehyde-3-phosphate dehydrogenase, with the translated sequence MSIKIGINGFGRIGRLVFRAAVAQPEVFEIVGINDPFIDVAYMVYMTKYDTMHGHFDGDIKAEDGKLVVNGKKVNVYAEKDPSQIPWGKINAEYVVESTGVFCTTEKASSHIAAGAKKVVISAPAKDDTPTFVCGVNLETYTKDMKVVSNASCTTNCLAPLTKVINDKFGIVEGLMTTVHSTTATQKTVDGPSSKDWRGGRAASGNIIPSSTGAAKACALVIPEVKGKLTGMSMRVPTLDVSVVDLTVSLATPTTYDAICAAVKEASENEMKGILGYTEDAVVSSDFLGDPRTSIFDKDAGIMLNDHFVKLVSWYDNEWGYSNKVLDLIKHMNKVDHK
- a CDS encoding PTS glucose transporter subunit IIA, with the protein product MQLFGRNKKHPILAQQTGKAIVLSEVPDPVFSEKVLGDGIAIIPTENEVFSPVSGTIAQIAHTLHAIGIESDDGIEVLVHLGIDTVKLNGEGFTCHVEVGQHVAAGQKVMEMDVKAIEAKGYSTVSPCIITNLDAIKKLECNAGDVSGGKTIVMSFNK